A region of Vigna radiata var. radiata cultivar VC1973A chromosome 6, Vradiata_ver6, whole genome shotgun sequence DNA encodes the following proteins:
- the LOC106763900 gene encoding serine carboxypeptidase-like 42: MGYMGRCWLVGVIIVVWCAILLGTAGVKGYPAEDLVVRLPGQPNVGFKQFAGYVDVDVKHGRSLFYYFVEAEQDPDKKPLTLWLNGGPGCSSVGGGAFTELGPFYPNGDGLGLRRNSMSWNKASNLIFVESPAGVGWSYSNTTSDYNTGDLSTANDMYLFMLKWYEKFPSYRTRELFLTGESYAGHYVPQLTNVLLDHNAGSSGFKFNIKGVAIGNPLLRLDRDAPATYEYFWSHGMISDEIGLAIMNDCNFDDYSYESPHNVSNSCNNAIYEANLIVGNYINNYDVILDVCYPSIAEQELRLKKMATKISVGVDVCMSLERRFYFNLPEVQKALHANRTNLPYRWSMCSNVVNYSDTDGNINILPILKRIVQNHIPVWVFSGDQDSVVPLLGSRTLMRELANELHYKITVPYGAWFHKGQVGGWVTEYGNLLTFATVRGAAHMVPYSQPSRALHLFSSFVRGRRLPNTTHSSIDD; encoded by the exons ATGGGTTACATGGGTAGGTGTTGGTTGGTTGGGGTCATAATTGTGGTGTGGTGTGCCATCTTGCTGGGCACCGCTGGAGTGAAAGGGTATCCAGCTGAGGATTTGGTGGTGAGATTGCCTGGACAACCTAATGTTGGGTTTAAGCAATTTGCtgggtatgttgatgttgatgtcaAACATGGAAGGAGCCTCTTCTACTATTTTGTGGAGGCTGAGCAAGACCCTGACAAGAAGCCTCTCACACTTTGGCTCAATGGAG GCCCTGGATGTTCTTCCGTTGGAGGAGGTGCTTTTACTGAATTGGGACCCTTTTATCCTAATGGTGATGGACTTGGTCTCCGAAGAAATTCCATGTCTTGGAATAAAG CATCCAATCTCATTTTTGTGGAGTCTCCTGCTGGAGTTGGCTGGTCATACTCAAATACAACGTCAGATTACAATACTGGAGATCTCTCCACTG CCAATGATATGTACTTGTTCATGTTGAAATGGTACGAGAAATTTCCATCATACAGAACAAGGGAGCTGTTCCTCACTGGAGAAAGCTATGCAG GACACTATGTACCTCAATTAACTAATGTTCTCTTGGACCATAATGCTGGTTCAAGTGGTTTCAAATTCAACATCAAAGGAGTTGCT ATTGGAAACCCACTTTTGAGACTTGATCGGGATGCACCAGCAACATATGAATACTTCTGGTCACATGGAATGATTTCTGATGAAATTGGCCTTGCCATTATGAATGATTGTAATTTTGATGACTATTCCTATGAAAGTCCTCACAACGTTTCTAATTCGTGCAACAATGCCATATATGAAGCAAATCTCATTGTTGGCAACTACATAAACAATTATGATGTGATTCTAGATGTTTGTTATCCATCCATAGCGGAACAAGAACTGAGATTGAAAAAGATG GCAACGAAAATAAGTGTAGGTGTGGATGTGTGTATGAGTCTAGAAAGACGGTTTTACTTCAATCTCCCAGAGGTTCAGAAGGCTCTTCATGCAAACCGTACAAACCTTCCTTATAGGTGGTCCATGTGTAGTAA TGTTGTAAACTACAGTGACACAGATGGTAACATCAACATCCTTCCAATTCTCAAAAGAATAGTCCAAAACCATATCCCAGTATGGGTTTTCAG TGGAGACCAAGATTCTGTTGTGCCATTATTGGGATCTCGAACACTAATGCGTGAACTAGCTAATGAATTGCATTACAAGATTACAGTCCCATATGGGGCCTGGTTCCACAAAGGGCAG GTTGGAGGTTGGGTGACTGAGTATGGAAATTTGTTAACTTTTGCAACTGTAAGGGGTGCTGCTCATATGGTACCTTATTCTCAACCTTCAAGAGCACTGCATCTGTTCAGTTCATTTGTGCGTGGTAGGAGGTTACCCAACACAACACATTCTTCCATTGATGATTGA